In Salmo trutta chromosome 16, fSalTru1.1, whole genome shotgun sequence, a genomic segment contains:
- the gmppb gene encoding mannose-1-phosphate guanylyltransferase catalytic subunit beta, producing MKALILVGGYGTRLRPLTLSVPKPLVEFANKPILLHQVEALVKAGVNHVILAVSYMSDLLEREMRVQEERLGIRISLSHEKEPLGTAGPLALARELLTDNDEPFFVLNSDVICDFPFEDMLKFHKHHGREGTIVVTKVEEPSKYGVVMYEAESGRIHRFVEKPQVFVSNKINAGMYVFSPSMLKRIKLKPTSIEKEIFPFMAEENHLYAMELQGFWMDIGQPKDFLTGMCMYLQSVRQHAPDRLKTGPGFLGNVLVDPTAQIGENCTIGPNVTIGAGVVLEDGVRIKRCTVLKGSRVRSHSWLESCIVGWSSSVGQWVRMENVTVLGEDVIVNDELYLNGANVLPHKSITDSVPEPRIIM from the exons ATGAAAGCTCTGATCCTAGTTGGTGGCTATGGGACTAGACTCAGACCTTTAACCCTCAGTGTCCCTAAACCACTAGTAGAGTTTGCCAACAAGCCCATCCTTCTGCATCAAGTTGAAGCCCTGGTCAAG GCTGGAGTTAACCATGTGATACTGGCTGTAAGTTACATGTCTGATCTGTTGGAGCGAGAGATGAGGGTTCAGGAAGAGAGG CTTGGTATTAGAATCTCCCTGTCACATGAGAAGGAACCGCTTGGAACAG CCGGTCCTCTTGCTCTGGCCAGAGAGCTGCTAACGGACAACGATGAGCCATTCTTCGTCCTCAACAGTGACGTAATCTGTGACTTCCCCTTCGAGGACATGTTAAAGTTCCACAAGCACCACGGCAGAGAGGGAACCATTGTG GTGACGAAGGTAGAGGAGCCGTCGAAATATGGCGTGGTGATGTACGAGGCAGAGAGCGGACGCATCCACCGATTCGTGGAGAAACCCCAGGTGTTCGTCTCCAACAAGATCAACGCTGGGATGTACGTCTTCAGTCCATCCATGCTCAAGAGGATCAAG CTGAAACCCACCTCTATTGAGAAAGAGATCTTCCCATTCATGGCTGAGGAGAACCATCTCTACGCCATGGAGCTACAAGGGTTCTGGATGGACATTGGTCAGCCTAAGGACTTCCTGACAGGGATGTGTATGTACCTGCAGTCTGTAAGACAACACGCACCTGACAGACTGAAGACTGGGCCTGGGTTCCTGGGTAACGTATTGGTG GACCCTACTGCCCAGATAGGGGAGAACTGCACCATCGGGCCCAACGTGACCATCGGGGCtggggtggtgctggaggacGGGGTCAGGATAAAAAGGTGTACGGTACTGAAGGGGTCAAGGGTCAGATCACACTCTTGGCTCGAGTCCTGCATCGTAGGGTGGAGCTCCTCCGTAGGACAGTGg gtgcGTATGGAGAACGTGACAGTCCTCGGGGAGGATGTTATTGTGAACGATGAGCTCTACCTCAACGGAGCCAACGTGCTTCCTCACAAGTCCATCACCGACTCAGTGCCTGAACCACGCATCATCATGTAG